The genomic stretch TTGAAGTTACCTGAAGTCCCGTTGAAATTGGTGTTTCCACTCAATCCTGCATTGGTAGCGCGGATATTGCCAGAAGTGAATTTCATCTCTCCCAGTGAACCTATATTGCTAAGCTTGGCATTTCCTGAAGTCAAAGCTACGCTCAGTTGTCCCTTGATACGGTCTCCGGACAGAGATCCGCTGGTGGATTTGTAATCTACATTGCCTCCCACATTATTGATGTCAGCATTGCCGGAGGTGACTCCTGCTACTACGTTCCCGGATACTTTATCTATATAAAGTGATCCTGAACTGGCTTTGATAGTCAAGTCACCTGAGATATTGGTAGCGCTTACTTTGCCGGAAGACACCCTGAGATTAGTTTTGTCCCCGACTACTTTGTCTACACTTATTTTTCCCGAGGAATTCTTCATGTCCAGATCTATATTCATAGGGCCGGTAATTTTGATATATCCTTTATTTCGGGTATTTCCCCAAGAAGAATTTTTAGAACTGTGTTCGTAGGATATTTTCAACACATCACCTACGGTCACAAAAATAATGTCCTGGTTTTCGTCATTTGATTCCAGGTAGGCTTCCACATTCACATCCTGACCTGATCCTCCCGCGTAGGAGACATCCAGCCAGCCACCGCTTACTTCCACGGCTTTGATATTCGGGTAGTTCTTTTTGGTATCTACCAATACTTTCTGTGCAAAGCTGACAACTGAGATCAGCATCATGGCCAAAGCCAAGGTTGATAATTTGAATAATTTTTTCATAGATGAGTTATTTATCTGATAGTGACTCCGAAGCTTATAGCCTGTACTTCAGGGCCTAGGTTTTCTTGGAAAAGATTGTTTAGATCGTAGTTGAAGAAAAGAGTGACGTCACTGACTCCGATTTCGGCGCGTGCGCCATAGCGGAAGTTTTCCACATACATGTTGGACTTCTCAAACTGCTTCTGCTTTTTGCCATTTTCATCGTCATAGACGAATTTGCCACGTCCACCTATCCTCACTCCGGCGTAGCCTCCAAGTCCCAACCGCAGTTTCTGGTTATTGGATAATAAAGTAGGAACCAGGGTGAAGTTTAGATAAGAAGCCGAGATTTTGGATTTGGTACCTGTTCCTGCTCCGGTAAACTCCTCCCAGACTATTCCATCTGGGGCTTTTACAGCGATCAGACTTCTGTCTTCTAGTTTGAAATTGTACCAGTTAACACCAAGGCTGGAGTACACGTGGAAGTTTTTGGCGACTTTGGTGGTGCCCAGAATATTGATGGCATAATACCAGGATCCCCATGGTTTCACAGTAGGCATACGGTCAGTAGGAGTGACTTGGTTGATACCGAGTTCTGTGTCCAAACCTGCAGTAAATCTTTGCTTCTGATGAATATCTCTGATTTTTACTTCATCGGCTTCCTCGATGTCTAAGATCCATTTCCCGTCCTCTTTCTGCTGGTATGACCAGGTATTTCCAAAAACCTTGATCACTTTGGTTTTGGTGTAAATTACTGTGTCGGGTTCGCCCTGAGCAAAAGCCTGGCTCAGCGTAAGGACAAACAATAGTAGCGGTAGTAGTGTAGTCTTCATTATTTTAAAAGGTTTGAGTCAAAACTCATTTTTTTAATTGTCAGGCTGAGCGGAGTCGAAGCCTATTCCGATTTCGAGACTTTCGTCTCTCAAGTGCTCAATGTGACTTAAAATACAATTCCAAAAGTGATAGGATTGAGTTCTGGTCCTTTGCCTTCCTGGAACAGCTCGTTCAAGTCATAGGTAGTAAAGAATTTCACTCTGCCTATTCCCAATTCTCCCCTGATTCCATACCTGAAATTCTGAAGATAGAGTCCGGTGTCCTGTTTGTCTTTTTGGCGTCCTGAGCCGTTAAGTTCACGATAGACGTATTTGGACTGCCCGCCCAATCTGTATCCCGCATATGGCCCTGCCGCTAAGCGAACTCCACGTCGTCCATTGTCTTTCATCTTACCAAAGTCAACCTCCAGCATAGTCATGGCAGTGAGGTAAGAAGCCGAGATTTT from Algoriphagus sp. NG3 encodes the following:
- a CDS encoding DUF4097 family beta strand repeat-containing protein translates to MKKLFKLSTLALAMMLISVVSFAQKVLVDTKKNYPNIKAVEVSGGWLDVSYAGGSGQDVNVEAYLESNDENQDIIFVTVGDVLKISYEHSSKNSSWGNTRNKGYIKITGPMNIDLDMKNSSGKISVDKVVGDKTNLRVSSGKVSATNISGDLTIKASSGSLYIDKVSGNVVAGVTSGNADINNVGGNVDYKSTSGSLSGDRIKGQLSVALTSGNAKLSNIGSLGEMKFTSGNIRATNAGLSGNTNFNGTSGNFKIQTPSNLKDFNFSLRASSGNLKVGGINTGKNLEINNDASAWVKGSISSGNISIEN